A genomic window from Luteolibacter sp. LG18 includes:
- a CDS encoding sigma-70 family RNA polymerase sigma factor: MKPDSIASTPAMEELRIEYLQLVTRHQPAIYGYIRSLAPQADVEDILQETNLVLWNKADTFEPGTNFKAFAFRIAHLKTLEALRSDKRRQWLVFDSDLMEQISARSSSPESLADGQQAALRECMKQLEPGDRELIHTRYVVGRTVRDMARDLRKTEGSLQQWFFRMRNQLRDCVERRNRVEGGVA; the protein is encoded by the coding sequence ATGAAACCTGATTCCATTGCCTCCACTCCCGCCATGGAAGAACTCCGGATCGAATACCTGCAACTGGTGACCCGCCACCAGCCGGCGATCTACGGCTACATCCGCAGCCTCGCCCCACAGGCGGACGTGGAGGACATCCTTCAGGAAACGAACCTGGTGCTGTGGAACAAGGCGGACACCTTCGAGCCCGGGACCAATTTCAAGGCCTTCGCCTTCCGCATCGCCCACCTCAAGACGCTCGAGGCCCTGCGCTCCGACAAGCGCCGCCAGTGGCTCGTCTTCGACAGCGACCTGATGGAGCAGATCTCCGCGCGTAGCTCGTCTCCGGAGTCCCTTGCGGATGGCCAGCAGGCCGCGCTCCGCGAGTGCATGAAGCAGCTCGAGCCCGGCGACCGCGAGCTGATCCACACCCGCTACGTGGTCGGTCGCACGGTCCGGGACATGGCGCGCGATCTCCGGAAAACGGAGGGCTCGCTCCAGCAGTGGTTCTTCCGCATGCGGAACCAACTGCGCGATTGCGTCGAGCGCCGAAACCGGGTGGAAGGAGGTGTCGCATGA
- a CDS encoding L,D-transpeptidase, with protein MNPAKLLTTAAAALAAVFLASCANQPGKPKPTTDAKGQFVNPNKPGTYEYFQAELKNPAAKDGWKSVWKNEEVLSRTNESNSRVLISLSKQRGYLMNGEDVAIDYPICSGIPSRPTPPGTYNILEKVVDKKSNRYGKILDAAGEVTNGNADVQLDPIPEGGRFEGAEMRYWMRLTWDGVGHHIGPVRRRPASHACVRGPSAVMPIVYSKVKVGTTVKVED; from the coding sequence ATGAATCCAGCCAAACTCCTCACGACCGCCGCCGCAGCCCTGGCCGCCGTGTTCCTCGCGAGCTGCGCCAACCAGCCCGGCAAACCCAAACCCACGACCGATGCCAAAGGCCAGTTCGTGAATCCCAACAAGCCCGGGACCTACGAATACTTCCAGGCCGAGCTGAAGAACCCGGCCGCCAAGGACGGTTGGAAGTCGGTTTGGAAAAACGAGGAGGTGCTTTCCCGCACCAATGAAAGCAACTCCCGCGTCCTGATCTCGCTCTCGAAGCAACGCGGCTACCTGATGAACGGCGAGGACGTGGCGATCGACTACCCGATCTGCTCCGGCATCCCGAGCCGCCCGACGCCTCCGGGGACCTACAACATCCTCGAGAAGGTCGTGGACAAGAAGTCCAACCGCTACGGCAAGATCCTCGACGCCGCCGGTGAAGTGACCAATGGCAACGCCGACGTGCAGCTCGATCCGATCCCGGAAGGCGGTCGCTTCGAAGGCGCGGAAATGCGCTACTGGATGCGCCTGACCTGGGATGGCGTGGGACACCACATCGGTCCGGTCCGCCGCCGCCCCGCCTCCCACGCCTGCGTGCGCGGCCCGAGCGCGGTGATGCCGATCGTCTACTCGAAGGTGAAGGTCGGCACCACGGTGAAGGTCGAGGACTGA
- a CDS encoding glycosyltransferase, giving the protein MKRLRVLKLGWEFPPLINGGLGIACLGLSRALSKHVDLRVVVPRTAPEDHFDGFTLTGLNNLRVEDLQSVEGRYRYESFSKVQRVPIHLDPYEDGETTMETLEHIPGGEIRFSQTTRRQLEQFKMGELYGEDLGNKVIEFSKIAAKLALQDDFDVVHAHDWMTFLAGVEVKKATGKPLVIHVHASQYDRAGADARGWIYDIEKYGMEEADRVIPVSNYTGQVVTGHYGIDPGKVRAVHNGADPVEVFSTHKKFPEKLVLFLGRLTAQKGPEFFLEIAAKVLAVNKDVRFVVAGTGEKLRPLIETGAFHGLGGHFHFTGFLNKEKVNELLSMTDVYCMPSVSEPFGLSALEAAQFGIPAVISKQSGVAEVLRGALKADFWDVDLMAKHIIDLITDDELREKVVEQAKRDIEASTWDAAAEKVVEIYRELVP; this is encoded by the coding sequence ATGAAGCGGTTGCGTGTCTTGAAGCTGGGTTGGGAGTTTCCTCCATTGATCAACGGAGGCTTGGGAATCGCTTGCCTGGGTTTGTCCCGGGCGCTTTCGAAGCATGTCGACCTCCGGGTCGTGGTGCCCCGCACCGCTCCCGAGGACCACTTCGATGGGTTCACCCTGACCGGCCTGAACAACCTGCGGGTCGAGGACCTCCAGAGTGTCGAGGGCCGCTACCGCTACGAGAGTTTCTCGAAGGTCCAGCGGGTGCCCATCCACCTCGATCCGTATGAGGACGGGGAGACCACGATGGAGACCCTGGAGCACATCCCGGGAGGAGAGATCCGCTTTTCCCAGACCACCCGCCGCCAGCTTGAGCAATTCAAGATGGGGGAGTTGTATGGGGAAGATTTGGGTAACAAGGTGATCGAGTTTTCAAAGATCGCCGCGAAGCTCGCGCTTCAAGATGACTTCGATGTCGTCCACGCCCATGACTGGATGACTTTTTTGGCGGGCGTGGAGGTGAAAAAAGCCACCGGAAAACCGCTGGTGATCCATGTCCACGCGTCCCAGTACGACCGCGCCGGCGCCGATGCCCGCGGTTGGATCTATGATATCGAGAAATACGGTATGGAGGAGGCTGACCGGGTCATTCCGGTGAGCAACTACACCGGACAGGTGGTGACCGGCCACTACGGCATCGATCCGGGCAAGGTGCGTGCGGTCCACAACGGTGCCGATCCGGTCGAGGTTTTCAGCACCCACAAGAAATTCCCGGAAAAACTCGTGCTCTTCCTCGGCCGCCTCACGGCGCAGAAGGGGCCCGAGTTCTTCCTGGAAATCGCCGCCAAGGTGCTCGCCGTAAACAAGGACGTCCGCTTCGTGGTCGCCGGCACCGGTGAAAAGCTCCGTCCGCTGATCGAAACCGGGGCGTTCCACGGCCTCGGCGGTCACTTCCACTTCACCGGCTTCCTGAACAAGGAGAAGGTGAACGAGCTGCTCTCGATGACCGATGTCTACTGCATGCCCTCCGTTTCCGAGCCCTTCGGGCTCTCGGCGCTGGAGGCCGCGCAGTTTGGCATTCCCGCCGTCATCTCGAAGCAGTCCGGCGTCGCCGAAGTCCTGAGGGGTGCGCTCAAGGCGGACTTCTGGGACGTCGACCTGATGGCCAAGCACATCATCGACCTGATCACCGACGACGAACTCCGTGAGAAGGTCGTGGAGCAGGCGAAGCGCGACATCGAGGCCTCCACCTGGGACGCCGCCGCCGAGAAGGTCGTTGAGATTTACCGGGAACTCGTTCCTTGA
- a CDS encoding sulfatase-like hydrolase/transferase produces MKRLFSILSVLLCSALFAAGAAPKPNVIFVLCDDLGYGDIGVFYQNLRKANNDRAEPWHFTPNLDTVAGEGLQLPHHYCPAPVCAPSRASLLLGVHQGHANVRDNQFDKALESNHTLASVLKGAGYATACVGKWGLQGSGTTPATWPAYPTKRGFDYYYGYVAHGDGHEHYPKEGTYQGAKQVWDMDTEVSAGLAKCYTADLWTARAKKWIVDQHAASPTQPFFLYLAYDTPHATCELPTMAYPAGKGLTGGLQWNGTAGSMINTAGGTVDSYIHPDYATATYDNDKTSIGPEVAWPNVMKRYATSVRRIDDCMGDLIQTLKDLNIDDNTLIVFTSDNGVSDESYLSSAMQPYFFNSFGPFDGIKRDCWEGGARVGALVRWPAGIPANRVSNLPSQFHDWMPTFAELAGVPAPARADGVSLVPTLENIAGQKTPQVYIEYYYNGTTPNYSEFDAAKRGRSRQQMQMVRIGDYVGVRYAIPAQLNDFEIYNVVTDPKESNNLAVGMTDLQQQMKDKVLRMRRPDSSAARPYDSQQVPSLHTGSVTTGLEWKAYTNVWSGWLPDFSSLTPASSGTSSVPDVSLRTGDSNVGLLFSGYLNVPADGTYTFYLNADTRAFLRIHDASVIDADSGYTGGTEKSASINLKAGRHPFRLSWSRATAGTPALSIQWSGPGIAKQAMAASAFVRDGIGTGAPPTANDDTVTILKDTATTISVLGNDTDDGSPQPLAISSVSQPSAGTAVIQGSNILYTPAAGFLGEDSFTYTCTDGDQPATATVRVSVAYADADYWFPLDQSAGLTTTEAGGYRSATLNGFTSDPTQWVTGRAGRALLFDGVNDYVSVDGFNGITGTNARTCSAWVKTTGTGQMPVIAWGPNSTGNKWTFLVQSGQPRIEATGGALQASHTVNDGQWHHIACTFANDGTPTVTDTKLYIDGVLETTFASSTSVAINTTASQVKIGSDVQSRFFTGTIDDVRIYPRALSAAEVSTLATETQTSALAWHRRYFGGDAVNWSVDDDGDGRSRLSEYAFGTRPRVADYTPITSAEWIDGEYRMTYPRRRGGPSTLVYQVQSSSDLVNWSSLQVSEVSVFPEGDFDEVTVESTAPETPEKLFLRVRATGP; encoded by the coding sequence ATGAAGCGCCTGTTTTCCATTCTGTCCGTCCTCCTTTGCTCCGCCTTGTTCGCGGCCGGAGCCGCCCCGAAGCCGAATGTCATCTTCGTGCTCTGCGATGACCTCGGCTACGGGGACATCGGGGTGTTTTACCAGAACCTGCGGAAGGCGAACAACGACCGTGCCGAGCCCTGGCACTTCACGCCGAACCTCGACACCGTGGCGGGCGAGGGCCTGCAATTGCCGCACCACTACTGTCCGGCGCCCGTCTGTGCGCCGTCCCGTGCCTCGCTGCTGCTCGGTGTCCACCAAGGCCACGCGAACGTCCGGGACAACCAGTTCGACAAGGCGCTGGAGAGCAATCACACCCTTGCCAGCGTGCTGAAGGGGGCGGGTTACGCCACCGCCTGTGTCGGCAAGTGGGGTCTGCAAGGCTCCGGCACGACTCCGGCCACCTGGCCCGCCTATCCCACCAAGCGCGGGTTCGACTACTATTACGGCTATGTCGCACACGGCGACGGCCACGAACACTATCCGAAGGAAGGCACCTATCAGGGCGCGAAGCAGGTCTGGGACATGGACACCGAGGTCTCGGCCGGGCTGGCCAAGTGCTACACTGCCGACCTGTGGACGGCCCGTGCGAAAAAATGGATCGTGGACCAGCACGCGGCCTCCCCGACCCAGCCGTTTTTCCTCTACCTCGCCTATGACACCCCGCATGCGACCTGCGAGCTGCCCACCATGGCCTATCCGGCAGGGAAGGGGCTCACGGGCGGGTTGCAATGGAATGGCACCGCGGGTTCGATGATCAACACCGCCGGTGGCACCGTCGACAGCTACATCCACCCGGATTATGCGACCGCCACTTACGACAATGACAAGACTTCGATCGGGCCGGAAGTGGCTTGGCCGAATGTCATGAAGCGCTACGCCACATCGGTGCGCCGCATCGACGATTGCATGGGCGACCTGATCCAGACGCTGAAGGATCTGAATATCGACGACAACACGCTGATCGTTTTCACCTCGGACAACGGCGTCAGCGATGAGTCCTATCTCTCCTCGGCCATGCAGCCGTATTTCTTCAACAGCTTCGGTCCGTTCGATGGGATCAAGCGCGATTGCTGGGAAGGCGGTGCCCGTGTTGGCGCGCTGGTGCGCTGGCCGGCGGGAATCCCCGCGAACCGCGTCAGCAACCTGCCGAGCCAGTTCCACGATTGGATGCCCACCTTCGCGGAGCTCGCGGGGGTGCCCGCGCCGGCCCGCGCGGACGGGGTTTCGCTGGTGCCCACCCTGGAAAACATTGCGGGTCAGAAGACGCCGCAAGTTTACATCGAGTACTACTACAACGGCACCACGCCGAACTATTCCGAGTTCGATGCCGCGAAGCGCGGGCGCTCCCGGCAGCAGATGCAGATGGTCCGCATCGGCGACTATGTCGGCGTGCGCTACGCCATTCCCGCGCAGTTGAACGATTTCGAAATCTACAACGTCGTGACCGACCCGAAGGAGTCGAACAACCTCGCCGTGGGCATGACCGACCTTCAGCAGCAGATGAAGGACAAGGTGCTGCGGATGCGTCGTCCGGATAGTAGCGCCGCGCGGCCGTATGATTCACAGCAGGTGCCCTCCCTGCACACCGGCTCGGTCACCACCGGCCTCGAATGGAAAGCCTACACGAACGTCTGGTCGGGATGGCTTCCCGATTTTTCCAGCCTCACTCCGGCGTCGAGCGGCACTTCTTCCGTGCCGGATGTCTCCCTGCGCACGGGGGATTCGAATGTGGGCCTGTTGTTCTCCGGTTACCTGAATGTCCCGGCCGACGGTACCTATACGTTCTATTTGAACGCGGACACCCGCGCCTTCCTCCGCATCCACGATGCCTCGGTGATCGATGCCGATTCCGGCTACACCGGCGGCACCGAGAAGAGCGCTTCGATCAACCTGAAGGCGGGCAGGCATCCCTTCCGCCTGTCGTGGTCGCGCGCCACCGCGGGCACCCCGGCTCTGTCGATCCAGTGGAGCGGCCCCGGCATCGCGAAGCAGGCGATGGCCGCCTCGGCGTTCGTCCGCGACGGGATCGGCACCGGTGCTCCCCCGACCGCGAACGACGACACGGTGACCATCCTCAAGGACACGGCCACCACCATTTCCGTCCTCGGCAATGACACCGACGACGGATCGCCCCAGCCGCTTGCGATCAGCTCCGTGAGCCAGCCGTCGGCGGGCACCGCCGTGATCCAGGGCTCCAATATCCTCTACACCCCGGCCGCGGGCTTCCTTGGCGAGGATTCCTTCACCTACACCTGCACCGATGGCGACCAACCCGCCACTGCCACCGTGCGGGTCAGCGTCGCTTACGCGGATGCGGACTACTGGTTCCCGCTGGATCAAAGTGCCGGCCTGACCACCACCGAGGCGGGTGGCTACCGGTCCGCCACCTTGAACGGCTTCACCAGCGATCCCACGCAGTGGGTCACCGGCCGGGCCGGTCGCGCGCTCCTGTTCGATGGCGTGAACGACTACGTGAGCGTGGATGGTTTCAATGGCATCACGGGCACCAACGCCCGCACCTGCTCGGCATGGGTGAAGACCACCGGCACCGGCCAGATGCCGGTCATCGCCTGGGGGCCGAACTCGACGGGCAACAAGTGGACTTTCCTCGTCCAGAGCGGGCAGCCGCGCATCGAGGCCACCGGCGGCGCGCTCCAGGCGAGCCACACGGTGAACGACGGCCAGTGGCACCACATCGCCTGCACCTTCGCCAACGACGGCACGCCCACCGTGACGGACACCAAACTCTATATCGATGGCGTGCTGGAAACGACCTTCGCGTCCAGCACCTCGGTGGCGATCAACACCACCGCCAGCCAGGTGAAGATCGGCAGCGACGTGCAAAGCCGCTTCTTCACCGGCACGATCGATGACGTCCGCATTTATCCGCGCGCGCTCAGCGCCGCCGAGGTATCCACGCTCGCCACCGAAACCCAGACGTCGGCGCTCGCCTGGCACCGGCGCTACTTCGGTGGCGATGCCGTGAACTGGTCGGTGGACGATGATGGCGACGGCCGCAGCCGCCTCAGCGAATACGCTTTCGGTACCCGTCCCCGCGTTGCCGATTACACGCCGATCACCAGCGCGGAGTGGATCGACGGCGAATACCGCATGACCTACCCACGCCGCCGTGGCGGACCGTCCACGCTGGTGTATCAGGTGCAGTCCTCGTCCGATCTCGTCAACTGGAGCAGCCTTCAGGTCTCCGAGGTGTCGGTGTTCCCGGAGGGGGACTTCGACGAGGTCACCGTGGAGTCTACCGCTCCCGAGACCCCGGAGAAGTTGTTCCTCCGGGTGCGGGCCACCGGCCCCTGA
- a CDS encoding PEP-CTERM sorting domain-containing protein has product MKILAPLFLALAAPAGAAILLTTGFTGVTSTGATLNGITWTGDSRLTGASSTTVGGAANYLATPLTAGRVVPNVNVQLASGTAPVAVWTTDYVVSYTFSNSGDSLVLTTVDLTGFAYNSTSAIQTAARTTRFSASILDSSLTTTFATGSLQQLIAANASSGMAFSITLAGDTTLDAADLGGTSGTFVLRITGDKPTVTEGGSYGGIDNLTLNGSYQAVPEPSAVLLGALGMVALLRRRR; this is encoded by the coding sequence ATGAAAATCCTAGCCCCCTTGTTCCTCGCGCTCGCGGCTCCGGCCGGTGCCGCGATCCTGCTCACGACCGGTTTCACCGGCGTCACCAGCACCGGTGCCACCCTCAATGGCATCACCTGGACCGGTGACTCCCGCCTGACCGGAGCTTCCTCCACCACGGTTGGCGGTGCCGCCAACTATCTGGCGACGCCCCTCACGGCGGGCCGCGTGGTGCCGAACGTGAATGTCCAGCTCGCCTCCGGTACCGCGCCGGTGGCCGTCTGGACCACCGATTACGTGGTGAGCTACACGTTCAGCAATTCCGGGGACTCCCTGGTGCTGACCACCGTCGATCTGACCGGGTTTGCCTACAATTCCACGTCCGCGATCCAGACGGCTGCCCGCACCACCCGCTTCTCCGCGAGCATTCTGGATTCGTCCCTCACCACCACCTTCGCGACGGGCTCGCTCCAGCAACTGATCGCGGCGAATGCCAGTTCCGGCATGGCGTTCTCGATCACGCTGGCCGGTGACACCACGCTCGATGCCGCGGATCTCGGGGGCACCAGTGGCACCTTCGTGCTGCGCATTACCGGGGACAAACCGACCGTGACCGAGGGCGGCTCTTACGGCGGCATCGACAACCTGACGCTCAATGGCAGCTACCAGGCCGTGCCGGAGCCGTCCGCCGTCCTGCTCGGTGCCTTGGGGATGGTCGCCCTGCTGCGCCGCCGTCGTTGA
- a CDS encoding glycoside hydrolase family 31 protein: MASDEFSGNYMEKHRTSEGWADLFPGTIRTISRPSDGVVDILTDNQVLLRIQVIEAGMVRFRFSPEGRFESDFSYAVDPDFKPELPPHEVVEFGDGVAIRTAALSIRVSRNGLKTTISDARTGKPLCQDDKGFHWQDNKTFGGEVVKMMKTYQPGEHFYGLGDKSCDLNLRGRRFDLWGSDTYAFGPDSDPLYKNIPFYIGMHRGGTYGIFFDNTFRSRFDFGAEQPNRTAFSAEGGEMNYYFFHGDAPFDVVRAYTRLTGRPGMPPLWALGYHQCKWSYYPDAVFRAIGKGFRDRKIPCDALYLDIDYMDGYRCFTWDAERFPDPKGMVADLEKDGFKTVVIIDPGLKIDPNYPVWQDGIDKDMYCRRQDGNLAKGSVWPGLCHFPDFTRPDVREWWAEQFKGLVEDIGVRGVWNDMNEPAVFEDGTFSHDVRHDYDGHPCSHRKAHNVYGMQMVRATQEGLRRFGGGKRTFSITRSAYAGTQRHACAWTGDNVASWEHLHIASLQCQRLAISGMSFIGSDVGGFIETPTPELYLRWVQMAVFHPFFRTHSSGDHGDQEPWSFGEDTTSLVKQAIELRYRLLPVIYSAFWQYVSDGTPMLRPMPLVAHRDPDAYWRSTEFFFGDHLLVIPMTREGEEGRFLYLPEGDWFCYHDDLKPKSVRKDIWVDCPIDRIPVFVHAGAVLPHWPLQQYVGEIPHPEPELRVWWKNGAETSRWYEDDGDGQAWKDGVYRDSTFKVEGSSGTLQLTREWTGSWKPGYGKMSLVLRGLPKGWEALVLQVDGSSVATTLNADGHPVAQVPPNFKSLLAVWKVREVQETPEPAAATI, encoded by the coding sequence ATGGCTTCTGACGAATTCTCCGGCAACTACATGGAAAAGCACCGCACCTCCGAAGGGTGGGCGGACCTTTTCCCAGGCACGATCCGGACCATCAGCCGCCCCTCGGACGGCGTGGTGGACATCCTGACGGACAACCAAGTGCTGCTGCGCATCCAGGTCATCGAGGCCGGAATGGTGCGGTTCCGCTTCAGTCCGGAAGGACGTTTCGAGAGCGATTTCTCCTACGCCGTCGACCCGGATTTCAAACCCGAACTGCCGCCGCACGAGGTGGTCGAGTTCGGGGATGGCGTGGCGATCCGCACCGCGGCGCTGTCGATCCGTGTATCTCGCAACGGGCTCAAGACCACCATCTCCGACGCGCGCACGGGCAAGCCGCTGTGCCAGGATGACAAGGGATTCCACTGGCAGGATAACAAGACCTTCGGCGGCGAGGTGGTGAAGATGATGAAAACCTATCAGCCCGGAGAGCATTTCTACGGACTGGGGGACAAATCCTGCGACCTGAACCTGCGCGGCCGCCGCTTCGACCTGTGGGGCAGCGACACCTACGCCTTCGGCCCGGACAGCGACCCGCTCTACAAGAACATCCCGTTCTACATCGGGATGCACCGCGGCGGCACCTACGGCATATTCTTCGACAACACCTTCCGCTCCCGCTTCGACTTCGGCGCGGAGCAGCCGAACCGCACCGCCTTCTCGGCGGAGGGCGGCGAGATGAACTACTACTTCTTCCACGGTGACGCGCCCTTCGACGTGGTGCGCGCCTACACCCGCCTGACCGGCCGGCCCGGGATGCCGCCGCTGTGGGCGCTGGGCTACCACCAGTGCAAGTGGAGCTACTACCCGGACGCTGTGTTCCGCGCGATCGGCAAGGGCTTCCGCGACCGCAAGATCCCCTGCGATGCCCTCTACCTGGACATCGACTACATGGACGGCTACCGCTGCTTCACTTGGGACGCCGAGCGATTCCCGGATCCGAAGGGCATGGTCGCCGACCTGGAGAAGGACGGCTTCAAGACCGTGGTCATCATCGACCCCGGCCTGAAGATCGATCCGAACTACCCGGTGTGGCAGGACGGCATCGACAAGGACATGTACTGCCGCCGCCAGGACGGAAACCTGGCGAAGGGCTCGGTGTGGCCGGGCCTGTGCCATTTCCCGGATTTCACCCGCCCCGACGTCCGCGAATGGTGGGCGGAGCAGTTCAAGGGCCTCGTCGAGGACATCGGCGTGCGCGGCGTGTGGAATGACATGAACGAGCCCGCGGTGTTCGAGGACGGCACGTTCTCCCACGACGTCCGCCACGATTACGACGGCCACCCGTGCTCGCACCGGAAGGCGCACAACGTCTACGGCATGCAGATGGTGCGTGCCACCCAGGAAGGCCTGCGCCGGTTCGGCGGCGGCAAGCGCACCTTTTCCATCACCCGCTCGGCCTACGCCGGCACCCAGCGCCACGCCTGCGCATGGACCGGGGACAACGTTGCGTCCTGGGAGCACCTGCACATCGCCAGCCTGCAATGCCAGCGCCTCGCGATCTCCGGCATGTCGTTCATCGGCTCGGACGTCGGCGGCTTCATCGAGACCCCCACTCCGGAGCTCTACCTCCGCTGGGTGCAGATGGCGGTGTTCCATCCCTTCTTCCGCACGCACTCCTCCGGCGACCACGGCGATCAGGAACCCTGGTCCTTCGGCGAGGACACGACCAGCCTGGTCAAGCAGGCGATCGAACTGCGCTACCGCCTGCTGCCGGTGATCTACAGCGCCTTCTGGCAATACGTGAGCGACGGCACGCCGATGCTGCGGCCGATGCCGCTGGTGGCGCACCGCGATCCGGACGCCTACTGGCGCAGCACCGAGTTCTTCTTCGGAGACCACCTGCTGGTGATCCCGATGACCCGCGAGGGCGAGGAAGGCCGCTTCCTCTACCTGCCGGAAGGCGATTGGTTCTGCTACCACGACGATCTCAAGCCCAAGTCCGTCCGCAAGGACATCTGGGTCGATTGCCCGATCGACCGTATCCCGGTGTTCGTGCACGCGGGCGCGGTGCTTCCGCACTGGCCGCTCCAGCAGTACGTCGGTGAAATCCCCCACCCCGAGCCCGAGCTGCGGGTGTGGTGGAAGAACGGCGCGGAAACGAGCCGCTGGTATGAGGACGATGGCGACGGTCAGGCGTGGAAGGATGGCGTTTACCGCGACTCCACGTTCAAGGTCGAGGGCTCGTCGGGCACCTTGCAACTGACCCGCGAGTGGACCGGCTCGTGGAAGCCCGGCTACGGGAAAATGTCGCTGGTGCTGCGCGGCCTTCCAAAGGGCTGGGAAGCGCTGGTCCTGCAGGTGGATGGCAGCTCCGTCGCCACCACGCTCAACGCCGACGGCCACCCGGTGGCGCAGGTGCCCCCGAACTTCAAATCGCTGCTGGCGGTGTGGAAGGTCCGCGAAGTCCAGGAGACTCCGGAGCCGGCCGCCGCAACCATCTGA
- a CDS encoding glycoside hydrolase family 57 protein, producing MPDVCLYFQVHQPNRLIPYDFFRIGEHAFYEDDLLNARILSKVAEKCYLPANKMFKRLIERSEGKFRMALSISGTVIEQMQHHRPDVLESFQELVATGGVELLAETYYHSLAIVHSRKEFERQVERHLDLLEEVFSVRPRVFRNTELIYNNAIAAQAETMGFDGILGEGVEWVLNGHSPNFLYRAPHVSRLKTLLRNPGLSDDLGFRFSDKNWTEYPLSPETFADWLVKSKGDVVNLFMDYETIGEHQWGDTGIFKFWEQLPETLLELGGQWITPSEAVDLHRASKEYDCHWPTSWADAERDLTAWMGNVMQQEAIAKIHRLEEEVLAAKDPDLTHVWAKLQTSDHFYWMSTKGGTDGGVHSYFSPYGGPYDAYIYFMNSLADLQIRLKRLKEGVNGVPLAVAASAGGLKNFS from the coding sequence ATGCCCGACGTTTGCCTTTATTTCCAGGTTCACCAACCGAACCGGCTCATTCCGTACGATTTCTTCCGGATCGGCGAGCACGCCTTCTATGAAGACGACCTGCTCAACGCCCGCATCCTCTCGAAGGTGGCGGAGAAGTGCTACCTGCCCGCGAACAAGATGTTCAAGCGCCTCATCGAGCGCAGCGAGGGCAAGTTCCGCATGGCGCTCTCGATCAGCGGTACGGTGATCGAACAGATGCAGCACCACCGCCCGGACGTGCTGGAGTCCTTCCAGGAGCTGGTGGCCACCGGCGGCGTGGAGCTGCTGGCGGAGACCTATTACCACTCGCTGGCGATCGTCCATTCCCGCAAGGAATTCGAGCGCCAGGTGGAACGGCACCTCGATCTCCTGGAGGAGGTCTTCTCGGTGCGGCCGCGGGTGTTCCGGAACACCGAACTGATCTACAACAACGCCATCGCCGCCCAGGCGGAAACGATGGGCTTCGACGGCATCCTCGGCGAGGGGGTCGAATGGGTGCTCAACGGCCATTCGCCGAATTTCCTCTACCGCGCTCCGCATGTCAGCCGGCTCAAGACGCTGCTGCGGAATCCCGGTCTCTCCGATGACCTGGGCTTCCGTTTCTCCGACAAGAACTGGACCGAATACCCGCTCTCGCCGGAAACCTTCGCCGATTGGCTGGTGAAGTCGAAGGGCGACGTGGTGAACCTGTTCATGGACTACGAGACGATCGGCGAGCACCAGTGGGGCGACACCGGCATCTTCAAGTTCTGGGAGCAGCTTCCCGAAACGCTGCTCGAGCTCGGCGGCCAGTGGATCACGCCTTCCGAGGCCGTGGATCTCCACCGGGCCTCGAAGGAATACGATTGCCACTGGCCGACCTCGTGGGCGGACGCCGAGCGCGACCTCACCGCGTGGATGGGCAACGTGATGCAGCAGGAGGCGATCGCGAAGATCCATCGGCTGGAGGAAGAGGTGCTGGCCGCGAAGGACCCGGACCTCACCCATGTCTGGGCGAAACTCCAGACCTCGGACCACTTCTACTGGATGTCCACCAAGGGCGGCACGGATGGCGGGGTGCACTCGTATTTCTCGCCCTACGGCGGTCCCTACGACGCCTACATCTACTTCATGAACTCGCTGGCGGACCTCCAGATCCGGCTGAAGCGGCTCAAGGAGGGCGTGAACGGCGTGCCCCTCGCGGTGGCGGCAAGTGCGGGCGGGCTGAAGAATTTTTCGTAA